Proteins from a genomic interval of Pseudomonas asplenii:
- a CDS encoding GNAT family N-acetyltransferase, translating to MIDAQAFSSIEAIDRAAWNDCFPGALENWEYYLAVEKAGIDDFEWRYLALFEDGRLLAVAPAFITRYKLDTTMQGVAKRVTGWLNRALPGLLELGLYAIGSPVSEQCHAGIASQVPAQRRQALLERLLRLAREDAASLKISLTAVKDAPSADNDWTSSCKAAGFQQLPSLPGSTLPVPFGSLDAYLGSLGKSTRKDLRRKLRTPGPRIEWRRNIDDVLPQVMRLYESTLARSETQFERLPADYFTGVLEQLDERAACVLYWIDDRLVAFNLILLDQDRLIDKFFGHDLNETRQHNLYFRSWMANVEYCIKQGIARYECGQAGYASKIRLGCTFQGNNLFFHHRNRLVNNLLKLVKLIVRPDRFDPAMAAAISET from the coding sequence GTGATTGACGCCCAAGCCTTCTCCAGCATCGAGGCGATTGACCGTGCAGCCTGGAATGACTGCTTTCCGGGCGCGCTGGAAAATTGGGAGTATTACCTGGCTGTGGAAAAGGCCGGCATCGACGACTTCGAATGGCGCTACCTGGCGTTGTTCGAAGACGGCCGCCTGCTGGCCGTCGCCCCCGCCTTCATCACCCGCTACAAACTCGACACCACGATGCAGGGGGTGGCCAAACGCGTGACCGGCTGGCTCAACCGGGCATTGCCAGGCCTTCTCGAATTGGGACTCTACGCCATTGGTTCGCCCGTGTCGGAGCAGTGCCATGCCGGCATCGCCAGCCAGGTGCCAGCGCAACGACGCCAGGCATTGCTGGAGCGCCTGTTGCGACTCGCGCGGGAAGATGCCGCCAGTCTGAAAATCAGCCTCACAGCAGTCAAGGACGCCCCCAGCGCCGACAACGACTGGACCAGCAGTTGCAAGGCCGCCGGCTTCCAGCAATTGCCCAGCCTGCCCGGATCGACGCTACCGGTGCCCTTCGGCTCGCTCGACGCCTACCTCGGCTCCCTGGGCAAATCCACTCGCAAGGACCTGCGGCGCAAGCTACGCACACCCGGGCCACGGATCGAGTGGCGGCGCAACATCGATGATGTACTGCCGCAGGTCATGCGTCTGTACGAGTCGACCCTGGCGCGCAGCGAAACCCAGTTCGAACGCCTGCCGGCGGACTATTTCACCGGTGTGCTCGAACAACTGGACGAACGCGCTGCCTGCGTTCTCTACTGGATCGACGATCGGTTAGTGGCGTTCAACCTGATCCTGCTGGATCAGGATCGGCTGATCGATAAATTTTTCGGTCACGACCTGAACGAAACCCGTCAGCACAACCTCTATTTCCGTAGCTGGATGGCCAATGTCGAGTACTGTATCAAGCAGGGCATCGCCCGGTACGAATGCGGTCAGGCCGGTTATGCCAGCAAGATCCGCCTGGGCTGCACGTTCCAGGGCAACAACCTGTTCTTTCACCATCGAAACCGGCTGGTCAACAACCTCCTGAAACTGGTCAAATTGATTGTCCGCCCGGATCGATTCGACCCTGCCATGGCTGCCGCGATAAGCGAAACCTGA
- a CDS encoding alpha/beta hydrolase, whose protein sequence is MNMAEIDLGEGDAGFVLGDGQVGVLLIHGLTGTPTELRKVAQGLVKDGTCTVYVPTLPGHCGGNADLQATGWQDWYEGVRKTFVGVKQRHAQVFVGGLSMGAVMSMYLASEFPGQVAGLLMYSTTLRYDGWSISKFAFLTPLLMRIPFGVHVCRFEEKPPYGIKNERLRAIVERQMKAGQSSDAGLLTMEGITVRELHRMNAVVMRRMPAIKTPALVIHSVEDDITSPWNANYVEKHLGGPVTKVLLDNCYHMITVDLQYREVIALSAGFIERLSGVSSLREDYRQRA, encoded by the coding sequence GTGAACATGGCCGAGATCGATCTGGGCGAAGGCGATGCCGGCTTCGTTCTCGGCGACGGTCAGGTCGGGGTCTTGCTGATCCACGGCCTGACCGGCACGCCGACAGAACTGCGCAAGGTCGCCCAGGGGCTGGTCAAGGACGGTACGTGCACCGTGTACGTACCCACCCTGCCCGGTCATTGCGGCGGCAATGCCGACCTGCAGGCGACCGGTTGGCAGGACTGGTACGAAGGCGTGCGCAAGACCTTCGTCGGCGTGAAGCAGCGCCACGCGCAGGTGTTCGTCGGCGGCTTGTCGATGGGCGCAGTGATGTCCATGTACCTGGCCTCCGAGTTCCCCGGCCAGGTTGCCGGGTTGTTGATGTATTCGACGACCCTGCGCTACGACGGCTGGAGCATCAGCAAATTTGCGTTCCTGACGCCGTTGCTGATGAGGATTCCGTTCGGTGTGCATGTCTGTCGGTTCGAGGAGAAGCCGCCGTACGGCATCAAGAACGAGCGTCTGCGGGCGATTGTCGAGCGCCAGATGAAGGCCGGCCAGAGCAGCGATGCCGGGCTGTTGACCATGGAAGGCATCACGGTGCGCGAACTGCATCGGATGAATGCCGTGGTCATGCGCCGCATGCCGGCGATCAAGACTCCGGCGCTGGTGATCCACTCCGTCGAGGACGACATCACCAGCCCGTGGAACGCCAATTACGTCGAGAAGCACCTGGGTGGCCCCGTCACCAAGGTGCTTCTCGACAATTGCTACCACATGATCACCGTCGACCTGCAGTACCGCGAAGTGATCGCCTTGAGCGCCGGTTTCATCGAGCGCCTGAGCGGCGTTTCGAGCCTCCGCGAAGACTATCGGCAACGGGCCTAA
- a CDS encoding aspartate aminotransferase family protein has translation MSEIRIATAEDQVLLEKEAKYCSYGDTVHYIEPPRIFSRCEGSYVWDTEDQAYLDLQMWYSAVNFGYANPRLNNALKQQIDTLPQIASQYLHKGKIELSEMIAVDAKKKFGLDGRVHFNVGGSQSIEDSLKVVRNATNGKSLMFAFEGGYHGRTLGASSITSSYRYRRRYGHFGERAQFIPFPYHFRGPKGMTKEEYGSYCVQQFARLFETEYNGVWDPKVGASEYAAFYVEPIQGTGGYVIPPMNFYSELKKVLDQHGILMVVDEIQMGFWRTGKLWSIEHFDVKPDVIVFGKALTNGLNPLGGIWAREELINPKVFPPGSTHSTFASNPLGTAVGLEMFKMTSEVDYGAMVMAKGKYFLEGLQDLQKRFPIIGDVDGLGLALRCEICGPDGFTPDKATLDYMVEEGMKGDMVVDGQKLGLILDVGGYYKNVITLAPSLEISYPEIDLGLKLLEQLLNRAMKR, from the coding sequence ATGTCTGAGATTCGCATCGCTACCGCCGAAGACCAGGTGCTTCTGGAAAAAGAAGCCAAGTACTGCTCCTACGGCGATACCGTTCACTACATCGAACCACCGCGCATTTTCAGCCGCTGCGAAGGCTCCTACGTCTGGGACACCGAAGACCAGGCCTACCTCGACCTGCAGATGTGGTACTCGGCCGTCAACTTCGGCTATGCCAACCCACGTCTGAACAACGCCCTCAAGCAGCAGATCGATACCCTGCCGCAGATCGCCAGCCAGTACCTGCACAAGGGCAAGATCGAGCTGTCGGAAATGATCGCGGTCGACGCCAAGAAGAAATTCGGCCTCGACGGTCGCGTGCATTTCAACGTCGGCGGTTCGCAGTCCATCGAAGACTCGCTGAAAGTCGTGCGTAACGCCACCAACGGCAAGAGCCTGATGTTCGCCTTCGAAGGCGGCTACCACGGCCGTACCCTGGGCGCTTCCTCGATCACTTCGAGCTACCGCTACCGTCGCCGCTACGGCCACTTCGGCGAGCGCGCGCAGTTCATCCCGTTCCCGTATCACTTCCGCGGCCCGAAAGGCATGACCAAGGAAGAATACGGCAGCTACTGCGTGCAGCAGTTCGCCCGTCTGTTCGAAACTGAATACAACGGCGTCTGGGACCCGAAAGTCGGCGCCAGCGAATACGCGGCGTTCTACGTCGAGCCGATCCAGGGCACCGGCGGCTACGTGATCCCGCCAATGAACTTCTACAGCGAGCTGAAGAAGGTCCTCGACCAGCACGGCATCCTGATGGTCGTCGACGAAATCCAGATGGGCTTCTGGCGTACCGGCAAGCTGTGGTCGATCGAACACTTCGACGTCAAGCCGGACGTGATCGTCTTCGGCAAGGCGCTGACCAACGGCCTGAACCCCCTGGGCGGCATCTGGGCTCGCGAAGAGTTGATCAACCCGAAAGTCTTCCCACCAGGTTCGACCCACTCCACCTTCGCCTCCAACCCACTGGGCACGGCGGTAGGCCTGGAAATGTTCAAGATGACCAGCGAAGTCGACTACGGCGCCATGGTCATGGCCAAGGGCAAGTATTTCCTCGAAGGCCTGCAAGACCTGCAGAAACGCTTCCCGATCATCGGCGACGTCGATGGCCTGGGCCTGGCCCTGCGCTGCGAAATCTGCGGTCCGGACGGTTTCACGCCAGACAAGGCGACCCTTGACTACATGGTCGAAGAAGGCATGAAGGGCGACATGGTGGTTGACGGTCAGAAACTCGGCCTGATCCTCGACGTCGGTGGCTACTACAAGAACGTGATCACCCTGGCGCCGTCGCTGGAAATCAGTTACCCGGAAATCGACCTGGGTCTGAAGCTGCTCGAACAGCTGCTGAACCGGGCCATGAAACGGTGA
- a CDS encoding MtnX-like HAD-IB family phosphatase, which produces MMHWHIVCDFDGTISRTDAIDNILERFADPSWEAIEQEWLDGHIGSRECLSRQLALVKATPAQLLAYFDTIDIDPDFPDFVDHVTSLGATIEVVSDGIEQGIARILSRNYVTLIPILANRLRQVDQTSWRIDFPYSSDACRAASGNCKCKSTPKGKRVLVIGDGQSDMCVASTADFVFAKDRLADHCERNGIPHKRFESFAELPALLALLPSSEAANATAFALDSAENSSQTQELFHHV; this is translated from the coding sequence ATGATGCACTGGCATATCGTGTGTGACTTCGACGGGACCATTTCCCGCACTGACGCGATCGACAACATCCTGGAGCGTTTCGCCGACCCGAGCTGGGAAGCGATCGAGCAGGAATGGCTGGACGGTCATATCGGTTCGCGTGAATGCCTCAGCCGCCAACTGGCCCTGGTCAAGGCCACCCCAGCCCAATTGCTGGCCTACTTCGACACCATCGATATCGACCCGGACTTCCCCGACTTCGTCGACCATGTGACGAGCCTGGGCGCGACCATCGAAGTGGTCAGCGATGGTATCGAACAGGGTATCGCAAGGATTCTGTCGCGCAACTACGTGACTCTGATCCCGATCCTGGCCAACCGCCTGCGCCAGGTCGACCAGACCAGCTGGCGCATCGATTTCCCGTATTCCAGCGATGCCTGCCGCGCCGCCTCCGGCAACTGCAAGTGCAAATCCACGCCCAAGGGCAAACGCGTGCTGGTGATCGGCGACGGTCAATCGGACATGTGCGTGGCCTCTACCGCTGACTTCGTGTTCGCCAAGGACCGCCTGGCCGACCACTGCGAACGTAACGGCATCCCACACAAGCGTTTCGAATCGTTCGCCGAACTTCCCGCCTTGCTGGCTCTGCTGCCATCCAGCGAAGCCGCCAACGCCACCGCTTTCGCGCTCGACAGCGCCGAAAACTCCTCACAAACTCAGGAACTCTTCCACCATGTCTGA
- a CDS encoding MipA/OmpV family protein: protein MARFTPSVLLAGLLSLGGLSTSALAEEGLSGQIGAGIGYQPHDPSGSRYDTVPLPYLDLDWGDVSLDGDDGLTWDAVKNSGFTAGPFINYLSGRNANGDLRGLRNVPDMAQVGGYVQYAPDDFWRVFVQIGSAVGAGNAQGGLLGKVGGELGYPLGMGIIGSSNLSAHFADARQTRTFFGVTAEEAQASGIEQYKPGGGLQNITLTQNLAIPLGGSWSLMTSASWIHLVGNAADSSIVRERGDNNQGQVQTAISYKF, encoded by the coding sequence ATGGCCAGGTTTACCCCCTCAGTGCTGCTTGCCGGTTTGTTGTCCCTGGGCGGCTTGAGCACCAGTGCGCTGGCCGAGGAAGGGCTCAGCGGGCAGATCGGTGCCGGTATCGGTTATCAACCCCACGACCCCTCGGGCAGTCGTTACGACACGGTGCCGTTGCCCTATCTCGACCTGGATTGGGGGGACGTCAGCCTCGATGGCGACGATGGCCTGACCTGGGATGCCGTCAAGAACAGCGGGTTCACAGCAGGACCGTTCATCAACTATCTGTCGGGGCGCAACGCCAATGGCGACCTGCGCGGTTTGCGCAATGTTCCGGACATGGCTCAGGTCGGCGGTTATGTGCAGTACGCGCCGGATGATTTCTGGCGGGTCTTTGTGCAGATCGGCAGTGCAGTCGGTGCGGGCAACGCCCAGGGTGGTCTGTTGGGCAAGGTCGGTGGCGAGCTGGGGTATCCGCTGGGCATGGGTATCATCGGCAGCAGCAACCTGAGTGCGCATTTCGCCGATGCCCGGCAGACCCGGACCTTCTTCGGTGTGACGGCCGAGGAGGCTCAGGCTTCCGGGATCGAGCAGTACAAGCCGGGTGGCGGCCTGCAGAACATCACCCTGACCCAGAACCTTGCGATCCCGTTGGGTGGCAGTTGGTCGCTGATGACCAGCGCCAGCTGGATTCACCTGGTGGGCAACGCGGCTGACAGCAGCATCGTCAGGGAACGTGGCGATAACAACCAGGGCCAGGTCCAGACTGCGATCAGCTACAAGTTCTGA